In Paramormyrops kingsleyae isolate MSU_618 chromosome 11, PKINGS_0.4, whole genome shotgun sequence, the genomic window CAAAGTGGCTCAGTTCTGCTGTTTCCCAGCCAGCGAGAGGACAAGAAATGAAGATGTCTGTGTCCAAGATGACCGTGTGCCTCAAGAAGATCGACTGGCTCCTGCCAAACGGATTGctgtatggaatagtcttcctgctattgtagtggaagctaaaaccatgggttcctttaaatcagaactagataggattttaacaactctgagctattagctaagttctccccaaacgagcttgatgggctgaatggcctcctctcgtttttgtaaatttcttatgttcttaaaagcCGAAGCAAGACTGTTCTGTGCTTACTGGATACATTACTAAGAACTATAAGTTGAAGTAAGTGTAGCCAAGAtggaaattatttaatttaatttactttttattaatCTTCATATAAACTGTTATTAGGTTTTTGCAGTATTACTGGTGTAACATCCCCCTTATTTGACCACCTCTCATTCATTTCCAGGCCATCTGCACAGGAAAGTTGGAGTCTCCATGGGAAACAGAAAAAGCCCAAAAGCCGATGGTTCATTTTGAGGATGATGAGCAGATGGATGAAGTCTTTGCATTTCTGTCTGGCATTGTGAAGAATACGGCTGAAGCCAGGCAACTCACGGATGAGATTTCTTTCATCCTGGATGTGCTTCTACCAGAAGTGCATAGatacttattaattatttatgcaTATTTCTTCACATTAAATATAACATTGTAGTCACTATCTTATTAAAAATTGTTAAGCcatgttttgatttattttatttaataactgACTTGTTTGAATCAATCTTTATGCTACAGGCAACAATACACGCTCTTGCAGGGGTACACTCCCTGTCTGAAGaagcacatccagggcacgaagctcccgttccaccacatcccaaagatgctctattgggttgagatctggtgactgtgggggccattttaatacagtgaactcattgtcatgttcaagaaaccaatttgaaatgattcgagctttgtgacatggtgcattatcctgctggaagtagccatcagaggatgggtacatggtggtcataaagggatggacatggtcagaaacaatgctcaggtaggccgtggcatttaaacgatacccaattggcactaaggggcctaaagtacgccaagaaaacatcccccacaccattacaccaccaccaccagcctgcacagtggtaacaaggcatgatggatccatgttctcattctgtttacgccaaattctgactctaccatttgaatgtctcaacagaaatcgagactcatcagaccaggcaacatttttccggTCTTCATCTGTCCAATTTTgctgagctcgtgcaaattgtagcctctttttcctatttgtagtggagatgagtggtacccggtggggtcttctgctgttgtagcccatccgcctcaaggttgtgcgtgttgtggcttcacaaatgctttgctgcatacctcggttgtaatgagtggttatttcagtcaaagttgctcttctatcagcttgaatcagtcggcccattctcctctgacctctagcatcaacaaggcattttcgcccacagaactgccgcatactggatgtttttccctttgcacaccattctttgtaaaccctagaaatgggtgtgtgtgaaaatcccagtaactgagcagattgtgaaatactcagaccggcccatctggcaccaacaaccatgccacgctcaaaattgcttaaatcacctttctttcccattctgacattcagtttggagttcaggagattgtcttgaccaggaccacacccctaaatgcattgaagcaactgccatgtgattggttgattagataattgcattaatgagaaattgaacaggtgttcctaataatcctttaggtgagtgtattctGTAATCCActagagcagtggttcccaaactttttccAGCCGCGTACCCTCTGCTACCAACGACTCTTAATTAGTGTCTATAAATAGATTGCAATACcgcatgcataaaaataaatactgaacagTCCATTATTTCTCACCACCAAatgaatttaataatatattttagtaatagATTGTTGCTATCCGGTGGGAGAATTTCACAGTAGGGATGGGCACGGAAAAGGTTTTTGGTTCCCGTCCCATCCCATTCGCGTTGGAGGGTTTCCGTTCCCGTCCAATTTAACCGCCAAATTTTCAAAACCCATTCCCATCCCGTTCAGTCCCGTGGGATGTCATTCCCGTACCGTCCCATTCCCATCAAATTTCAAAAAATCTTCTACCGCTCCcttgtttttcatatatttccgttagcgcttgttttccgcgaccagagtggcagatatttttgactagggtcctgggaaagttgcaccagcatcatactggtgcatgccatggcagaatttcagaatagaaaaatatgcaggactttatttaatgtgcggttagacgCTGTTAGAGACAGTtcagttatctgtgacaaagctctccagtgagtgtcatgccccgatcgtccgctccttccgtgtgccaagtccctcgttaaccctgtgtggattccccgtgtttaccagctgttcctgattgttgtcaaacttgtcattagtccattgtatttagtccgtgtttccgtttgtttctccagtcctgtcattgtattgtaattctgctttaccgctagtgcaggggtggccaatcttatccgcaaagggccggtgtgtatgcgcgTTTTccctgcaactccctaattagattactaataagaggactgattggctgaagagtcctcacacctgggtttgatcagatgacctacaggttattcccaaaacctgcatacacaccggcccattgcggataagattggccacccctgcgctagtgtgtgttccttttgctcattaaaccccgcatttcccCAATCCtatgtctcctcgcctctgcttccccggtcagcgttgtgacagtgaacctactccaatgctgcaatgtgaacatttgccatgttcctaaaaattctgtttattgcacagtgtctgaccacacagacctagatcatactggacatatcaactggacatattttccactattacagattgatatgtcttgcatatactgattttatcgattactcaagaacatacaatataattaataccaattgttttcactgtaaaaataattcccatggttgttcatattctcattattacttaatatttacttttttaataatatatataacgaaccgaatcaggcttaatcaagataggtgatctatcactttaccgatccccaaaattaacctcctggaccggacaaatacaaattgacgaatgattaaacattatatgcgtctctttttgtatgttttctaaataagaccgcgtgcccatacccaactgtaatagcgattaaagcgatctattcttttagtatttatgttaaagcaagacattcattttattactgttgtgggattaatctttggaaacacttaaatttaataagcacaaaaacatatgacataaacacgactgtattttgtgttttacggcttttttggaggtcaccgactccgctgttttgagaattactgactgtctcgttcGAATTCGTGATTCCCCCCGCTCCCTCGCGTACCCCCTACAGCCTCTTGCGTACCCCAGAGGGTACGCGTACCCTAGTTTGGGAACCGCTGCACTAGAGCTTTCATtgatcatttcattttttttcataaaattaatattttaatatatataaaatatttctcaCATCTGGATTGCATACGATAATTAGGGTATATATACAAACGTATGACATGTGAAAGAAGCGCTAAAATCTCATAAATCGGTGAAGTTTACACATTAGTTGTAGTCAAACCATTAAGTCTTCGCAAGGCTGCCATAATCACGGAGCGGAGTTTCGAATTGGTCCTTCCCATCCATGTACCCATATAAGGCTACTGCGTGACATCTCGCTCCGCCCACATCTCGCCCCGCCCcatcctgcaggctgcagcgaACACCTTCTCGAATCACTCAGCTGTCCCAGACACGTAATGCGCATACGTTCTATGGGACGTCAAACGCCTCGCTGTATGATTGGCCGAAATCCTcgcccccccgcacccccgcCGGCTATATAAAGGAAAGCGCAGCGTGCACGGTGTAGGTCCTCCGATAAAGAGTAGAGTCGCACTTGTTTATGTCTCTGGTTTCCGCCAAGAAACAGGGTTATTCTTTTACAAAACCAAGTGCAGACGTTTTTTTCAACCGAAGGTCACCTAATCTTCGCTGGTGTGATTTTCAGGCGACTGGCTGAGATACGGAATCAAAAAGGTGAGCTTTATTTTAACACGGTAATTTAATTAGGTAATTGTACTTACGATTTATTGTCTAATagataatgataatgataatgataatgaacactttattaatccccgtggggaaattgtttttacgcctccctcaacttgctctagATATGTGACTATTATAGGATAGTCCGACATAAGCTAGTCAGCAAAAATGCTGTCTGTTAAATAAAGGaggctgtttttctttaaatgtctGCGGCGCTATTTAGAGACTAATACAATGTTAGTATTGTAATGTATTGGTTTTTCGTTTGCCAGTCATATATGATGCACTGAAACCGACTTtcgccactggtgtgtgaatgtgagtgtggatgggtgaatgtgaggcatgtattgtaaagcgctttgagtactcgtaggagtaggaaagcgctatataaatgcagtccatttacttTATGGGCGGCGTAATACTATGGAAGATCGTAATATTGCGAGATGTTCGATTTGCGACGGTTTTTAACCAATCCGTAGGTTCCTATATATgcgaagtttttttttttttttttttttgtaccaaaTGTTTTATGCTCAGTTTGGTTAATTTAATTACTGCAGCTTGGTCTAGTGGTGGAGTACTATTATCCTGTTTCGGacgttttttgtttggtttattggTTACCgtggtttttttcttccccagAATGTGTGTGGATATCGTCAATATCAGTGAGTGGCCGACGCAGATGTTCCAGGCGATTAAGAAGGCCTTCCGCCGCCTGAGGGCGGCGCTGTCAAAAATCAAGCGTCGCTGTATAGCAGCTGTGAAGGCTCTGCGGCCTGAGGTGTGCCCCCTGCCGATCGTTACTCTGGGGAAAGATGAGAGTGCGAGTTCCCCAGATGAGCAGGATGTTGACCTGTCGGAGTGGCTGGAATGGGACTCCTGTGAAGTCTCTTCTGATGAGGCCCATGAATCTGTTCCTGGGAAATCCAGTGTGTCCTCAGAGGGGCCAGGCTGTGACAGTGACTCAAGCTGGTCTGATGACGACGGTGATGACAACTCTGAGAATGCTCAGCTCTGGGAATCCTTCCGCACTGATGACCCGTACAATCCGCTCAGTTTCTCCTCTGTGGTGACGTCTCAGGCCACTTGCACTCCAAAGGCTGGAGGGACGCAGGTGGAACGTCTCTGTGATGAGGAACAGCGGCGCCCTCTGCAGGAGGAGATGCCCACTACAGGTCGCAAAAAGGTATAATTTGGATGATATCGCTGTGCCTCTGTGTTCCAGTCCCACAGGGAGACGCATTCTTTTTGGGTTTCACAACATCTTCAGTAATGCGTTAATACAAATGCAGTGAACAGCTAATGTATGTGGTTGGTTATGTGTTGCGCTCTTTGTGTAACACTCCAGGTTTCGTTTAACGCCTCCCCTTTGTTATTGCAGGTGACCTTCAGTGAGAAGGTGAAAGTGCGCCCTCTTGTGGCCTGGGCGTTTGCCAGCCGTGTTGCCCGTGATGGATCCTGCTGGTTGCAGATGGCCAGAGACAGAGACCGGTTCCGGAGGAGGGTGGAGGCAGCTAGTGATGTCATTGGGCCTGTCCTGCTCCCCCAGCACAGAGCAGCAGTTTGGGAGAGGCTTGGGAGGggctcctccacctcctccagaCACCAATACCGGGAGGACTCTGAGTAGGAGAAGTActtttgtgtactgattctataaaCTTTTTTTATATGACTATTTTCAAAAGCGtggctgattttgtaatactgctgcagcattctccacatgctaatcactgccccacatcgaattggcactttgctctgccacatatcactttactacccccttttgaatgttgcatcgtagtgctgggcgataaaatGATCTCGATTTTAtatcgattaaaaaaaaaatgaggacgatcacgatgataaacagactataaaactcgatcaaccaagtttgcTCCATTTTAGAGAATGCGCCGAGACACAACTCAAAGGCCTATCGTGCTAGTGTTCAGTAAATGCTCTGCttaacagccaatcaccgacgccgttgtaattttgcccatcctcccttaaagaagcaatgggtgcgtttgAGTTGgccttaggtctgtctgcagctgacgtgatgTGGCGCGCGATCTGCCGGCAGCTGCAGGGGTTGAGTATAAAccgactgcagccaagtcggacaactgcTACTCCTTgtgtgcgagacctgactgcaatggcagcactgccagaagagTGTagatctatacaaatatcacctgcatgcacattactacttttacaataaccaactcctgatacaaactgttagcagtgaataaaactattgtgtacagtggctctgtgtaaaaagagctgccaggaaaaagatcaaatacttgtatttcaaggattcaaattttttatgtacagagtacaatgcaattcttacttgaatgccttcacagactggatgattaaacaacagtgcaacattacagtaactaacaaataaaccactaacatgtactgttagagcatttatgtaacttatttaaactttattttaccaggtaaatgaactgaaaaccagttctcactgctttacgttgttttcgggagaaatagcagataacgcattggaacttcctgggatacaaacgtcatacgCGTGACTGAAATCTttagccaataagggcaaagttgtgtcgtcacggaggcggttccagtttgtgctgcacgtcgtcttgctctcgcaaggattttgtaccatgtgacatggtgacgagTGCTGACGTTTTGTAGCactggacaaaaaaaatctaaccatgctttggcatttttttgaataagtgttttttgtttgttttagatacttttctacctcagaattttaaaaggtttttaagagaccaagaatagaggaagatacttgttgcagtcagttctgtcctgctttattttatgtttgccctttaacgtatttgcaatattatacagttttgcacattgttacattattatacggttttgttcatttgagctatgttcctttgaatacttgaaaatcaataaccttttataattttaagggaattttgtatgtaaacagtaaaatttgttggaaaaataagtatttgtttactaatattgtttcaatctattcattctatttgtcagaatagggttaattttattattgttttgattattacattattacatggaacagcattgtgaaactataatattgataattatcgatatcggtcaatacaggaaaaaatataattttttttgccatatcgcccagctctacacAGAGGTATTTTTGACTCACTATCAAACACGATGTAAATTTCCCTGtagtaattaatacattaatagaCACAAAAAACCCAGAGGCACACCAACGAAAACACAACGCAATGCTAGTACCAACTAGGAAGAACTAGCTAACCAGCTAAAAATTCGCAATTAACTTCTAAATTATCGAAACTCAATTACTTCGATAAGTTATGgggcgatggtggtgcaggaggtagtgctgccgttcgagccccgggtcctcctgaccccatcgaagtgtccttgagcaagacactgaaccccaaattgctcccggtgagctggttggcgccttgcatggcagcctccgccaccggtgtgtgaatgtgtggtgTGAATGGGTGAATGCGAGGCAtacattgtaaagtgctttggtaaaaagcgctatataaatgcagtccatttaccatttacataAATTACCAcgaaacatacactcacctgaaggattattaggaacaccatactaatacggtgtttgaccccctttcgccttcagaactgccttaattctacgtggcattgattcaacaaggtgctgaaagcattctttagaaatgttggcccatattgataggatagcatcttgcagttgatggagatttgtgggatgcacatccagggcacgaagctcccgttccaccacatcccaaagatgctctattgggttgagatctggtgactgtgggggccattttagtacagtgaactcattgttcAAGAagccaatttgaaatgattcgagctttgtgacatggtgcattatcctgctggaagtagccatcagaggatgggtacatggtggtcataaagggatggacatggtcagaaacaatgctcaggtaggccgtggcatttaaacgatgcccaattggcactaaggggcctaaagtgtgccaagaaaacatcccccacaccattacaccatcaccaccagcctgcacagtggaaacaaggcatgatggatccatgttctcattctgtttacgccaaattctgactctaccatttgaatgtctcaacagaaattgagactcatcaaaccaggcaacatttttccagtcttcaactgtccaattttgttgagctcgtgcaaattgtagcctctttttcctatttgtagtggagatgagtggtacccggtggggtcttctgctgttgtagcccatccgcctcaaggttgtgcgtgttgtggcttcacaaatgctttgctgcatacctcggttgtaacgagtggttatttcagtcaaagttgctcttctatcagcttgaatcagtcggcccattctcctctgacctctagcatcaacaaggcattttcgcccacaggactgccacatactggatgtttttccctttgcaaaccattctttgtaaacactagaaatggttgtgcgtgaaaatcccagtaaatgagcagattgtgaaatactcagaccggcccgtctggcaccaacaaccatgccacgctcaaaattgcttaaatcacctttcccattctgacattcagtttggagttcaggagattgtcttgaccaggaccacacccctaaatgcattgaagcaactgccatgtgattggttgattagataattgcattaatgagaaattgaacaggtgttcctaataatcctttaggtgagtgtagtcttataagcaatactataccgttttcatcaagaaatatctctatccagcgaattaaatactgtcatgtattatctgtaaaaacaaaaaacaccgaaaaggcatgtgatgttttaaaatatatggcttgtttacctcaagagcttcgtaaaaagacatgaaaacaacagcgaaaccgtgtacaaatcagcgcgcgacaggggaaatataggaaaactgaattgcccggaacacctgatctttttttccattacaaaTTCTGTTTTATAATCTTTGATCGGTTTAGGACAAGTGATCAAATTCTGGGTGTGCAAAAATCAGCTTTAGGGTACTTTCATGAACTTCGAACAAACTCACATATTTGCATGAGTGAATGGGGCTTCAACAGTTGAAACGAAATAAAATTTTACAGAAACATGGCATTTGATTTCTCCCTTATTTGTTATAAATTGGGGCCTAATTTGCACATGTGTACCAATTTTGGTATGGAAAAACAAACTTATGAAACGTATGAACAGCCCTTATCAGgtgctaaatgctaatgaggatCTGTATAATAGAGCAATGGTGCCATCTGGTGATCCAAAAAAGTTTTGCAGGTACGTTAGCAATGGCGTTTAAAAATGAAACCAAGACCTACCTCATTTATTAATCTTGtgattaatttaattacaataattttaaaaacacgGGTCGGAAACGTCACATTGATTTTTTGGCAGATAAAACatgccatttttcatttttaattacaaactTAGATCTCATCTGCACACCCGTGCACAATTTTGCTCATGAAAGAAGACAAATTAGGGTATGATCGGCGCTTTTCAAGTGTTAAAAATGCAGGTAAGCAGACGGCAATCTGTATAATGGAGCGATAGTGCCATCTGGTGACCAAAAAAACTTTGCAGGCATTCAAGCGATGGCATTTTAAAGTGAAACCAAGACCCAGATCGTCTATTCATGCGCGATTTTATAAAACTTATTTAAAACACGGGTAGAAAATCGCCCGCCCGTTTACAAACGTTTGGatgaataaatgcattttaagtaGGCACACGCGACAACCGGATACCCAGCACAAGAAGTATGTACACTAACTAATACAAAGTAAACAGAGGCTACATCCAAGAGGTACACGGGGGTATATACACGCGCTCGCGAGATATGCCGAGACATGCAGATACCGCCGGTGTTCTGAATTTTTTTCCTACCAGCATAAATATTTGCTCCCCTTTAAAGGTGTGTCAGGGACCGAGATGGAAGGCACGAGGAACACAGGCGGATTAggaaaaaatccttttttttaattcacaaaaagaaagcaatttaacaaagaaaataaacttGGGCCCACAAAAAAAAGTCAACTAATCAATAACTAAATAACCTAAACCAAACATACTGACCTCCTAGACAAGACAACATGAGGGCTATATATACACTGGTTGGCCAAACCACAAGACACAAAAGGGGTAAAACCAATAACAAATACCACAAATACACCCATACAAAAGTCAGATAATGTTtcaatcaaaacaaacaaaatcaaatcaaattaagtgAATCCGAAAAAATATACCTAAACAATTGTAGATTGGTTACTGATACCACGAAAACCATCCCTATTTAGGAAATGACATCAGTGGCGAATGCAGGCTGGGATAGGGAAGTAAAAAGAAAGGAATTGGATTGTGCGGGTACTGAATAAAGGAACCAGACCAATCGCTACACAGCTGGTGCGTGTCTGTGGTCTATATACGCACATCTACATGGTGTCAGAAGACAGCTACTCCGAAACATGGCTCAAGGACTACGCCGTATTGACCCGCTCGTCTTCGATGAAAACATCGCCGACAACTGGGTAAAGTTCAAGCGCGAATGGCGCGTGTACAGCAACGCTGGGCTATCAGCAGCGAGTGAGAAAGTAAACGCttacacctttttaaatctCGCTGGTCCTGATGCATTGGATAAATACGACACTTTCTCTTTTGCGGAGGGAGAGGACCCAGAGAACTCCGATGTCCTGGTGAGGAAATTTGAAGAATTATGCCTTCCTGTAAAAAATGTGATAGTGGACCGGCACGCGTTTAATACAACGTGCCAGAAGCCGCACGAGACGATGCAGTCATATATATCCACGCTAAAAACGCTTGCAAAGAAATGCGAATTTGGCACAATACATGACGAACTTATTAGAGACCGCCTAGTGTGCGGCATTCAAAACGACAGCATCCGCTCACAtctattgaaagaaaaaaaactaactcTAAATGCAGCTATTGAAATCTGCATGCTGCACGAACAGTCGGAAAAGGGCAACAGAGAGCTAAAGAAAGAAGCAGAGGTCTGTGCAATACAAATCTCATGCTCTAATTGTGGAGGGCATCATGCATCTGACCGCAGCAGTTGTCCTGCTTACAGCAAACGTTGTAATGCATGTGGGAAGTGGAACCACTTCTCCAAGTGTTGCAGGTCAGTTAAGTGGCATCGCCAGCCCCACGTCTGCTTTCTCGGCGCACCAAGGCACTCATTCCCATGACCAAGGTCATGTATGTCCCCAAGGTAAAAACTCAAGTTCAGGCAGCTCTAATGCAGGCCAGACAGAGGGGAAAAGCACACTGTGATTGATCAGCCAGACCGCTGGTCCCGTTGCACACAGGACAAACAGTACGAGTGCAAACATACAGAGGATATGACAGATTAGCAACAGTACTTGGACGAGCGCGGCAGCCTAACAGCTACCAGGTCCGGAATGGAGATGCTACGTATGTGAGAAACAGGCGCTACCTCCTCCAAACACCTGAGAGTTTCGTCCCTCCTGCTGTCGCTGGATCTTCATCGACCACTGCGGAGTCCCCACCAGACACAAGGGCCGCTATTGTTGAACCAGCAGTGGTGCAGGCAGATGAACCTGTAGTCATCACACGCTCGGGGAGAGTATCGAAACCCAACCCAAGATACAAGGACTACATGGTCTACTCTTGAACCGTGGCACGCTAATGTGTGCTTGAGTTGTTAACTGTTGTATTCTATGAGTTGTTACTTTTGTGACATATA contains:
- the LOC140593409 gene encoding uncharacterized protein isoform X2 — encoded protein: MCVDIVNISEWPTQMFQAIKKAFRRLRAALSKIKRRCIAAVKALRPEVCPLPIVTLGKDESASSPDEQDVDLSEWLEWDSCEVSSDEAHESVPGKSSVSSEGPGCDSDSSWSDDDGDDNSENAQLWESFRTDDPYNPLSFSSVVTSQATCTPKAGGTQVERLCDEEQRRPLQEEMPTTGRKKVTFSEKVKVRPLVAWAFASRVARDGSCWLQMARDRDRFRRRVEAASDVIGPVLLPQHRAAVWERLGRGSSTSSRHQYREDSE
- the LOC140593409 gene encoding uncharacterized protein isoform X1, producing MCVDIVNISEWPTQMFQAIKKAFRRLRAALSKIKRRCIAAVKALRPEVCPLPIVTLGKDESASSPDEQDVDLSEWLEWDSCEVSSDEAHESVPGKSSVSSEGPGCDSDSSWSDDDGDDNSENAQLWESFRTDDPYNPLSFSSVVTSQATCTPKAGGTQVERLCDEEQRRPLQEEMPTTGRKKVTFSEKVKVRPLVAWAFASRVARDGSCWLQMARDRDRFRRRVEAASDVIGPVLLPQHRAAVWERLGRGSSTSSRHQYREDSENRHP